The following coding sequences lie in one Notolabrus celidotus isolate fNotCel1 chromosome 20, fNotCel1.pri, whole genome shotgun sequence genomic window:
- the LOC117832839 gene encoding desumoylating isopeptidase 1-like, with translation MDKVNTRYNVQLYIYDLSRGMARSLSPIMLGKQLEGIWHTAIVAYGDEFFFGGEGISSCSPGGTMLGPPDTVVELGETEVSEEIFMEYLSSLGESSYRGDRYRLFEHNCNTFTNEVAQFMTGRSIPSYITDLPSEVLSTPFGQILRPILDSIHIAPPGGNVINGGRNM, from the exons ATGGATAAGGTGAATACTCGGTACAATGTGCAGCTATATATTTATGATCTATCGAGAGGAATGGCCCGCAGCCTCAGTCCCATCATGCTAG GAAAACAACTGGAGGGAATCTG GCACACGGCTATAGTTGCATACGGGGATGAGTTCTTCTTTGGAGGGGAAGGGATCTCTAGCTGTTCACCG GGTGGAACGATGCTGGGACCTCCGGACACAGTGGTGGAGCTGGGAGAGACTGAAGTGTCTGAGGAGATCTTCATGGAATACCTCTCCTCTCTGGGAGAAAGCTCATACAG AGGTGACAGGTATCGTCTgtttgagcacaactgtaacaCCTTCACCAACGAGGTGGCTCAGTTCATGACGGGCAGGAGCATCCCCAGCTACATCACCGACCTGCCGTCTGAAGTCCTCTCGAC ACCGTTCGGACAGATTCTGCGGCCCATCCTGGACTCGATCCACATCGCCCCTCCTGGGGGGAACGTCATCAACGGGGGGAGGAACATGTAA